One Thermoanaerobaculales bacterium genomic window carries:
- a CDS encoding uroporphyrinogen decarboxylase family protein gives MTEQGRFLATLLGGATDRFPFFDLEPADTTLELWRDQGLAKGMTVAERFRLETHESVGLEVRSAPFYEMAPDLLESPEAFSRHYDPGDPDRLPSGFVRRCARVRRQGRVLYVDASGGGLLQMLGVGDWGSLVAACDALVNRPALVESLLERTTEFHCLLLERVLAEVSVDYAAFYEPIASNAGPVVSPAMFDRYSIPGYRRVIDLLARHDVPLRILCTTGGDLRQLLPSLLDAGINGLWISNIMSAGMEYRALRRDFGPEIALIGGIDSTALLRGEAAVRRAVEETVPPLLSQGRYLPCLDDRPRDNTPFAMYALYRELLAEIAERG, from the coding sequence ATGACGGAGCAGGGGCGATTCCTCGCCACCCTGCTCGGCGGGGCCACCGACCGCTTCCCGTTCTTCGACCTCGAGCCGGCCGACACGACTCTCGAGCTGTGGCGGGACCAGGGACTGGCCAAGGGGATGACCGTGGCCGAGCGCTTCCGGCTCGAGACCCACGAGTCGGTCGGCCTGGAGGTGCGCAGCGCCCCCTTCTACGAGATGGCCCCGGACCTCCTCGAGTCTCCGGAGGCCTTCTCCCGGCACTACGACCCCGGCGACCCCGACCGCCTCCCCAGCGGGTTCGTGCGGCGCTGCGCACGGGTGCGCCGCCAGGGACGGGTGCTCTACGTCGACGCCTCGGGCGGCGGGCTCCTGCAGATGCTCGGGGTGGGGGACTGGGGCTCGCTGGTGGCGGCGTGCGACGCGCTGGTGAATCGCCCGGCGCTGGTGGAGTCCCTGCTCGAGCGGACGACGGAGTTCCACTGCCTCCTCCTCGAGCGGGTGCTGGCGGAGGTCTCCGTGGACTACGCCGCCTTCTACGAGCCGATCGCCTCGAACGCCGGGCCGGTGGTGTCGCCGGCGATGTTCGACCGCTACTCGATTCCGGGCTACCGCAGGGTGATTGATCTCCTGGCCCGGCACGACGTGCCGCTGCGCATCCTCTGCACCACCGGCGGCGACCTGCGCCAGCTGCTGCCGTCGCTGCTCGATGCCGGCATCAACGGGCTGTGGATTTCCAACATCATGAGCGCCGGCATGGAGTACCGCGCGCTGCGCCGCGACTTCGGCCCCGAGATCGCGCTGATCGGCGGCATCGACAGCACGGCCCTGCTCCGGGGAGAGGCCGCGGTGCGGCGCGCCGTCGAGGAGACCGTGCCACCGCTCCTGAGCCAGGGCCGCTACCTGCCCTGCCTCG
- a CDS encoding DUF2177 family protein, whose translation MTVATFVKLYAVALPTFLVIDLVWLGVVARPFYQGEMGHLMRAQVNWAAAIAFYLLFVAGIVVLAVWPAVERQSFAHPLALGALLGLVTYAAYDLTNLATLEGFPLRVALVDLAWGTVLCAAVSAITYRASLLLT comes from the coding sequence ATGACCGTGGCGACCTTCGTCAAGCTCTACGCCGTTGCGCTGCCGACCTTCCTGGTGATCGACCTGGTCTGGCTCGGTGTTGTCGCGCGCCCGTTCTATCAGGGCGAGATGGGTCACCTGATGCGGGCGCAGGTCAACTGGGCGGCCGCGATCGCCTTCTACCTGCTGTTCGTGGCCGGGATCGTGGTGCTGGCGGTGTGGCCCGCAGTCGAACGGCAGAGCTTCGCGCACCCCCTGGCCCTCGGCGCGCTGCTCGGGCTCGTCACGTACGCGGCGTACGACCTGACCAACCTGGCGACGCTCGAGGGCTTTCCGTTGAGGGTCGCGCTCGTCGACCTGGCGTGGGGCACGGTGCTGTGCGCGGCCGTCAGCGCGATCACCTACCGCGCGTCGCTGCTGCTGACCTGA
- a CDS encoding TIGR04076 family protein, which yields MKKAYPVRMRIIEVRKKCPNGHRAGDEWVVDGSTPGGICMGSFSSCLPYLTALRFGASFPWEEREGTITIGCPDHVNQVVWRLDRIEGAGRGDAEASDSARAE from the coding sequence ATGAAGAAGGCGTACCCGGTCCGCATGCGCATCATCGAGGTCCGCAAGAAGTGCCCCAACGGGCACCGGGCCGGCGACGAGTGGGTGGTCGATGGCTCGACCCCCGGCGGCATCTGCATGGGCTCCTTCAGCTCCTGCCTGCCGTACCTGACGGCCCTGCGCTTCGGCGCCTCCTTCCCCTGGGAGGAGCGCGAGGGCACCATCACCATCGGCTGCCCCGACCACGTCAACCAGGTCGTGTGGCGGCTCGACCGGATCGAGGGCGCCGGCCGCGGGGACGCCGAGGCGTCGGACTCAGCCCGCGCGGAGTAG
- a CDS encoding corrinoid protein, translated as MDVLQQISECLQRGEDRKVAELTRQAIADGLAAGQILNEGLLAGMDVVSARFGANEIFLPEVLLAARAMNAGMDLLKPLLIAGEVRSLGKVVIGTVKGDLHDIGKNLVGVMLKGAGYEVIDLGANVAPERFVETAEAEGAQVVGLSALLTTTMSGMKDVVDLVKGKGLEGRVKVIVGGAPLSQAFAEEIGADGYGYDASNAVTLVKRLTGVAAR; from the coding sequence ATGGACGTCCTGCAACAGATCAGCGAGTGCTTGCAGCGGGGAGAGGACAGGAAGGTCGCCGAGCTGACCCGGCAGGCGATCGCCGACGGGCTGGCGGCCGGGCAGATTCTCAACGAGGGCCTGCTCGCGGGCATGGACGTCGTCAGCGCCCGTTTCGGGGCCAACGAGATCTTCCTGCCCGAGGTGCTGCTGGCGGCCCGCGCCATGAACGCGGGCATGGACCTCCTCAAGCCGCTGCTGATCGCCGGCGAGGTCCGCTCGCTCGGCAAGGTGGTGATCGGCACGGTCAAGGGCGACCTCCACGACATCGGCAAGAACCTGGTCGGCGTCATGCTCAAGGGCGCAGGGTACGAGGTCATCGACCTCGGCGCCAACGTCGCGCCGGAGCGCTTCGTCGAGACCGCCGAGGCCGAGGGCGCCCAGGTGGTCGGGCTGTCAGCCCTGCTCACCACCACCATGTCCGGGATGAAGGATGTGGTCGACCTGGTCAAGGGCAAGGGGCTCGAGGGCCGGGTCAAGGTCATCGTCGGCGGCGCGCCGCTGTCGCAGGCGTTCGCCGAGGAGATCGGCGCCGACGGCTACGGATACGACGCCTCGAACGCGGTGACGCTGGTCAAGCGCCTGACCGGAGTGGCCGCTCGGTGA
- a CDS encoding thymidylate synthase: protein MKPGSIPVLSICGKTIPHAYESAIKEVWEKGARIRTEYDRPGDPPSRDATVIITVEEPFAQPRFHRSFADGLGGLSEYVMEVVHGAHDYWIKPRAEVLKGVASSDTRWTYTYHERLFAYRIEDEVINQVDYLVAKLARTGYSRRAQAITWNPKLDPPTDDPPCLQRIWGRLLEDEHGGLTFNMNTHWRSRDLFKAWFENVIALTTLMRKIAAGISDKVSRPVAVGRYVDVSDSLHIYGSYFRELEGDPERGIKSFFAKLESRSFEERTWSSEFVRTHFIDDGVGKGLRAMLAREKDMPAEVRAAIARELEAMEQEGYPV from the coding sequence ATGAAACCAGGCAGCATCCCGGTCCTGAGCATCTGCGGAAAGACGATCCCCCACGCCTACGAGAGTGCCATCAAGGAGGTCTGGGAGAAGGGGGCGCGGATCCGCACCGAGTACGACCGGCCAGGCGACCCGCCGAGCCGCGACGCCACGGTGATCATCACGGTCGAGGAGCCGTTTGCCCAGCCGCGCTTCCACCGCTCGTTCGCCGACGGCCTGGGAGGCCTGTCGGAGTACGTGATGGAGGTTGTCCACGGCGCCCACGACTACTGGATCAAGCCGCGGGCGGAGGTCCTCAAGGGGGTCGCGAGCTCGGACACCCGCTGGACCTACACCTACCACGAGCGGCTGTTCGCCTACCGGATCGAGGACGAGGTGATCAACCAGGTCGACTACCTGGTCGCGAAGCTCGCCCGGACCGGCTACAGCCGGCGCGCCCAGGCCATCACCTGGAACCCCAAGCTCGACCCGCCGACCGACGATCCGCCGTGCCTGCAGCGGATCTGGGGGCGACTGCTCGAGGACGAGCACGGCGGTCTGACCTTCAACATGAACACCCACTGGCGCAGCCGCGACCTGTTCAAGGCCTGGTTCGAGAACGTCATTGCGCTGACCACGCTGATGCGCAAGATCGCGGCCGGGATCTCCGACAAGGTCTCGCGGCCGGTCGCCGTCGGCCGCTACGTCGACGTCAGCGACTCGCTCCACATCTACGGCTCGTACTTCAGGGAGCTCGAGGGGGACCCGGAGCGCGGCATCAAGAGCTTCTTTGCGAAGCTCGAGAGCCGGTCGTTCGAGGAGCGGACCTGGAGCTCGGAGTTCGTCCGGACCCACTTCATCGACGACGGCGTCGGCAAGGGCCTGCGGGCCATGTTGGCCAGGGAGAAGGACATGCCGGCCGAGGTGCGGGCGGCGATCGCCCGCGAGCTCGAGGCGATGGAGCAGGAGGGCTACCCGGTCTAG
- the creD gene encoding cell envelope integrity protein CreD — translation MAAQLTDVGLSLIARWSRPVRWIGVGMLALVLLIPLQMVGSVVRERHQTYQGVVADIAGSWSGEQLLSGPILIVPFNERVERRDEVITADGDKEVVQRWETCRRLAAILPDVLTLDGELVPETRRRGIYRVQVYSAKVVVSGSFRDPRAAVEGLSAADRLEGIDWSSAVVGFGLSDPRGIVAADGGELDGRALQLRPGTTLAEMLPRGFHAAVGETAADGLEVRLPLTIRGSGSFRFLPLGEATRAALRSGWPHPSFIGGVLPVERAVDDDGFSAEWAISLLNRSFPQAFTVGSAVALDEISSGVRLFEPVALYDLVTRAVKYGLLFIALTFLTLGLIELVTGVRLSLVQYLLIGVALALFFLILVALAEHVGFAIAYLLAAATVVALNTLYCAAILRRRGTAALVGGVLTALYGVLYTILKAEDFALLGGTVLLIVALAVTMFLTRRIHDA, via the coding sequence ATGGCAGCACAGCTGACCGACGTGGGCCTGTCCCTGATCGCGAGATGGAGCCGGCCGGTGCGGTGGATCGGCGTCGGCATGCTCGCCCTGGTCCTGCTGATTCCCTTGCAGATGGTGGGTTCGGTGGTGCGCGAGCGGCACCAGACCTACCAGGGGGTCGTCGCCGACATCGCCGGCTCGTGGAGCGGCGAACAGCTGCTGTCGGGGCCGATCCTCATCGTGCCGTTCAACGAGCGGGTCGAGAGGCGCGACGAGGTCATCACCGCCGACGGTGACAAGGAGGTGGTCCAGCGATGGGAGACCTGCCGCCGGCTGGCGGCGATCCTGCCCGACGTCCTGACGCTGGACGGAGAGCTGGTGCCCGAGACGAGGCGGCGTGGCATCTACCGGGTTCAGGTCTACTCCGCAAAGGTCGTGGTGTCCGGATCGTTCCGGGACCCGCGCGCGGCCGTGGAAGGGCTGAGCGCCGCGGATCGGCTCGAGGGCATCGACTGGTCGAGCGCGGTCGTCGGCTTCGGGCTGTCGGACCCGCGCGGCATCGTCGCGGCCGACGGGGGCGAGCTCGACGGGCGAGCGCTGCAGCTGCGGCCGGGCACCACCCTGGCCGAGATGCTGCCGCGCGGGTTCCACGCGGCGGTGGGCGAGACCGCCGCCGACGGCCTCGAGGTCCGGCTCCCGCTGACGATCCGCGGCAGCGGGAGCTTCCGCTTCCTGCCCCTCGGCGAGGCCACCCGCGCCGCGCTCAGGTCCGGCTGGCCGCACCCCAGCTTCATCGGGGGCGTGCTGCCGGTCGAACGGGCGGTCGACGACGACGGCTTCTCGGCCGAGTGGGCGATCTCCCTGCTCAACCGCTCCTTTCCGCAGGCCTTCACCGTCGGCTCGGCGGTCGCCCTCGACGAGATCTCGTCCGGCGTGCGGCTGTTCGAGCCGGTCGCCCTCTATGACCTCGTCACCCGCGCGGTCAAGTACGGCCTGCTCTTCATCGCCCTCACCTTCCTGACGCTCGGCCTGATCGAGCTCGTCACCGGAGTCCGGCTCAGCCTCGTGCAGTACCTGCTGATCGGGGTCGCCCTCGCCCTGTTCTTCCTGATCCTGGTCGCGCTGGCCGAGCACGTCGGCTTCGCCATCGCCTACCTGCTGGCGGCCGCGACCGTGGTCGCGCTCAACACCCTCTACTGCGCGGCGATCCTGCGGCGGCGGGGGACGGCGGCGCTGGTCGGCGGCGTGCTGACCGCTCTCTACGGCGTGCTCTACACGATCCTGAAGGCGGAGGACTTCGCCCTGCTCGGAGGAACCGTGCTCCTGATCGTCGCGCTGGCGGTCACGATGTTCCTCACCCGGAGAATCCACGATGCGTGA
- a CDS encoding YbaN family protein, whose protein sequence is MAERPTPEPRPAQSRLARWLLAGLGVLCVGLGAVGVFVPGLPTTVFLIAASWCFARSCPWLEVRLLRVPLFAPFLGFLEPGARMSRRTVAKALFIMWAAIIASAAAVGLGDDGRPGVAAAVIGLGLVGSPLVASRGEPRAGSRPGDRA, encoded by the coding sequence ATGGCCGAGCGCCCCACCCCTGAACCCCGCCCCGCGCAGTCGCGGCTCGCCCGCTGGCTGCTCGCCGGCCTGGGAGTGCTCTGCGTGGGCCTCGGCGCCGTGGGCGTCTTCGTGCCCGGGCTGCCCACCACGGTGTTCCTGATCGCCGCGTCCTGGTGCTTCGCGCGCAGCTGTCCGTGGCTCGAGGTGCGCCTGCTGCGGGTTCCCCTGTTCGCGCCGTTCCTGGGCTTCCTGGAGCCCGGCGCACGGATGTCGCGCCGAACGGTGGCGAAGGCTCTCTTCATCATGTGGGCCGCCATCATCGCCAGCGCCGCTGCGGTGGGGCTCGGCGATGACGGCCGGCCGGGTGTGGCCGCGGCGGTCATCGGCCTCGGCCTGGTGGGCAGCCCGCTCGTCGCGAGCCGGGGAGAGCCGCGGGCCGGCAGCAGGCCCGGAGATCGCGCCTGA